Proteins co-encoded in one Pseudarthrobacter chlorophenolicus A6 genomic window:
- a CDS encoding GcvT family protein — MESTPRIVIIGAGIVGTNLADELVTRGWNNITVLDQGPLNMPGGSTSHAPGLVFQTNPSKSMALFAKYTVEKLLSLTEDGVSCFNQVGGLEVATNETRLADLKRKLGYAQAWGIDGKILSREECKELYPLINEEEILGGLHVPSDGLASAARAVQLLIKRTEAAGVKYQGNTTVTGIEQSGRRVTGVQTPYGVIPADIVVSCGGFWGAKIGELIGMSVPLLPLAHQYVKTTPVPAQQGKNELPNGAQLPILRHQDQDLYYREHGDRYGIGSYAHKPMPVDLDELGSFKPDEISEHNMPSRLDFTLEDFLPAWEATKQILPALRESEIEDGFNGIFSFTPDGGSLVGESKEVDGFFVAEAVWVTHSAGIARAVAELLTTGKSSIDLGDCDIHRFEDVQLTPEYVSETSQQNFVEIYDVLHPLQPKLSPRNLRVSPFHARHKQLGGYFLEGGGWERPYWFEANAELLKEMPADWQPPARDAWSGMFSSPIAAAEAWKTRTAVAMYDMTPLKRLEVSGPGALKLLQELTTAEMNKKPGAVTYTLLLDEQGGVRSDITVARLSEDTFQLGANGNIDTAYFDRAARHQTANGTAEDWVQVRDTTGGTCCIGLWGPLAREVVGEVSSDDFTNDGLKYFRSKQVVIGGVPVTAMRLSYVGELGWELYTSADNGQRLWDALWKAGQPFGIIAAGRAAFSSLRLEKGYRSWGTDMTTEHDPFEAGLGFAVKMAKEDFVGKAALEGRTEETSARRLRCLTVDDGRSIVLGKEPVFYKDQAVGYVTSAAYGYTVSKPIAYAYLPAEVSVGDSVEIEYFGRRIVATVTQDPLYDPTMSRLRG, encoded by the coding sequence ATGGAATCGACGCCACGCATTGTCATCATCGGAGCTGGCATTGTCGGCACGAACCTGGCGGATGAACTGGTCACCAGGGGTTGGAACAACATCACCGTCCTGGACCAGGGCCCGCTCAACATGCCGGGCGGCTCGACCTCCCACGCCCCCGGCCTGGTCTTCCAGACCAACCCCTCCAAGTCCATGGCGCTGTTCGCCAAGTACACGGTGGAAAAGCTGCTCTCCCTGACCGAGGACGGCGTCAGCTGCTTCAACCAGGTGGGCGGCCTGGAAGTCGCCACCAACGAAACCCGCCTCGCGGACCTCAAGCGCAAGCTCGGCTACGCGCAGGCATGGGGCATAGACGGCAAGATCCTCTCCCGCGAGGAGTGCAAGGAGCTCTACCCCCTGATCAATGAGGAAGAAATCCTCGGCGGCCTCCACGTTCCCAGCGACGGACTCGCCAGCGCCGCCCGCGCCGTGCAGCTGCTGATCAAGCGCACCGAAGCCGCCGGCGTGAAGTACCAGGGCAACACCACCGTCACGGGGATCGAACAGTCCGGCCGCCGCGTCACCGGCGTGCAGACGCCCTACGGCGTGATCCCGGCTGACATCGTGGTCTCCTGCGGCGGATTCTGGGGTGCCAAGATCGGCGAGCTGATCGGCATGTCCGTGCCGCTGCTGCCGCTGGCCCACCAGTACGTCAAGACCACCCCGGTGCCGGCACAGCAGGGCAAGAACGAACTGCCCAATGGTGCGCAGCTGCCCATCCTGCGCCACCAGGACCAGGACCTCTACTACCGCGAGCACGGCGACCGGTACGGCATCGGCTCCTACGCCCACAAGCCCATGCCCGTGGACCTGGACGAGCTCGGCAGCTTCAAGCCGGACGAGATCAGCGAGCACAACATGCCCTCCCGCCTGGACTTCACCCTGGAGGACTTCCTCCCGGCCTGGGAGGCCACCAAGCAGATCCTGCCCGCCCTGCGCGAAAGCGAGATCGAGGACGGCTTCAACGGCATCTTCTCCTTCACCCCCGACGGCGGCTCCCTGGTGGGCGAGTCCAAGGAAGTGGACGGCTTCTTCGTGGCCGAGGCCGTGTGGGTGACCCACTCCGCCGGCATCGCCCGCGCCGTGGCAGAACTGCTGACCACCGGCAAGTCCTCCATCGACCTGGGCGACTGCGACATCCACCGCTTCGAGGACGTCCAGCTGACCCCCGAGTACGTCAGCGAAACCTCGCAGCAGAACTTCGTGGAAATCTACGACGTCCTGCACCCCCTCCAGCCCAAGCTGTCCCCGCGCAACCTGCGCGTCAGCCCCTTCCACGCCCGCCACAAGCAGCTGGGCGGCTACTTCCTGGAAGGCGGCGGCTGGGAACGCCCCTACTGGTTCGAGGCCAACGCCGAACTGCTTAAGGAGATGCCGGCAGACTGGCAGCCACCGGCCCGCGATGCCTGGTCCGGCATGTTCAGCTCCCCCATCGCCGCAGCCGAGGCCTGGAAGACGCGTACCGCCGTCGCGATGTACGACATGACGCCGCTCAAGCGCCTCGAGGTCTCCGGCCCCGGTGCCCTGAAGCTGCTGCAGGAACTGACCACCGCGGAAATGAACAAGAAGCCCGGAGCCGTCACCTACACGCTCCTGCTGGACGAGCAGGGCGGCGTGCGAAGCGACATCACCGTGGCCCGCCTGAGCGAGGACACGTTCCAGCTCGGCGCCAACGGCAACATCGACACCGCCTACTTCGACCGGGCAGCACGGCACCAGACCGCAAACGGCACCGCCGAAGACTGGGTCCAGGTGCGCGACACCACCGGCGGCACCTGCTGCATCGGCTTGTGGGGCCCGCTGGCCCGGGAGGTGGTCGGCGAGGTCAGCAGCGACGACTTCACCAACGACGGCCTGAAGTACTTCCGGTCCAAGCAGGTAGTCATCGGCGGCGTCCCCGTTACCGCCATGCGGCTCTCCTACGTCGGCGAGCTCGGCTGGGAACTGTACACCAGCGCAGACAACGGCCAGCGCCTCTGGGATGCGCTGTGGAAGGCCGGCCAGCCCTTCGGCATCATCGCCGCGGGACGTGCCGCCTTCAGCTCACTCCGCCTGGAAAAGGGCTACCGCTCCTGGGGCACCGACATGACCACCGAGCACGACCCGTTTGAAGCGGGCCTGGGCTTCGCCGTCAAGATGGCCAAGGAGGACTTCGTCGGCAAGGCCGCACTGGAAGGACGCACGGAGGAAACGTCGGCCCGCCGCCTGCGCTGCCTGACGGTCGACGACGGCCGCAGCATCGTCCTCGGCAAGGAACCGGTGTTCTACAAGGACCAGGCGGTGGGTTACGTCACCAGCGCCGCCTACGGATACACGGTGTCCAAGCCCATCGCCTACGCCTACCTTCCCGCCGAGGTCTCGGTGGGAGACTCGGTGGAAATCGAATACTTCGGCCGCCGCATCGTTGCCACCGTCACCCAGGATCCGCTGTACGATCCCACCATGTCCCGGCTGCGCGGCTGA
- the purU gene encoding formyltetrahydrofolate deformylase, translating to MTLVETASSTALGGTTLTETVEQPTDQKFVLTLSCGERAGIVQAVTTFLFDRGFNIDEHQQFDDSLRETLHLRTAFSGSPAYTRDTLEEEFRPIADRFGMKFSFNDQTQQRVLVMVSKFGHCLNDLIFRWRGGTLGGDLVAVVSNHETHRAMAEAAGLPFIHIPVTPDTKAEAERRLLELVDEYQADLVVLARYMQVLSNDLCRALEGRAINIHHSFLPGFKGAKPYHQAHARGVKLIGATAHYVTADLDEGPIIEQEVIRVDHSFGPGTLSTVGQDAEALALSRAVRWHCQHRVLLDQTSTVVFR from the coding sequence ATGACCCTGGTGGAAACAGCCTCATCGACGGCCCTCGGCGGGACCACGCTCACCGAAACGGTTGAGCAGCCGACGGATCAGAAGTTTGTCCTGACCCTTTCCTGCGGCGAGCGCGCGGGCATTGTCCAGGCCGTGACAACCTTCCTGTTCGACCGCGGCTTCAACATCGACGAGCACCAGCAGTTCGATGACAGCCTCCGCGAAACACTGCACCTGCGTACCGCGTTCTCCGGTTCACCGGCCTACACCCGGGACACCCTCGAAGAAGAGTTCCGTCCCATCGCAGACCGGTTCGGCATGAAGTTCAGCTTCAACGACCAGACGCAGCAGCGCGTGCTGGTGATGGTGTCCAAGTTCGGGCACTGCCTCAACGACCTCATCTTCCGCTGGCGCGGCGGCACCCTGGGCGGCGACCTCGTGGCGGTCGTGTCCAACCACGAAACCCACCGCGCGATGGCAGAGGCCGCCGGCCTTCCGTTCATCCACATTCCCGTCACGCCGGACACCAAGGCCGAGGCCGAGCGGCGCCTCCTGGAACTCGTTGACGAGTACCAGGCGGACCTGGTGGTCCTGGCCCGCTACATGCAGGTCCTGTCCAACGATCTGTGCCGTGCCCTGGAGGGCCGGGCCATCAACATCCACCATTCCTTCCTGCCCGGGTTCAAGGGTGCCAAGCCGTACCACCAGGCCCACGCACGGGGCGTGAAGCTCATCGGCGCCACCGCGCACTACGTCACCGCCGACCTGGACGAGGGTCCCATCATCGAACAGGAAGTCATCCGGGTTGACCACAGCTTCGGACCGGGCACCCTCTCCACCGTGGGCCAGGACGCCGAAGCCCTCGCCCTTTCCCGGGCCGTGCGGTGGCACTGCCAGCACCGCGTCCTGCTCGACCAGACCAGCACCGTGGTGTTCCGCTAG
- the fdhD gene encoding formate dehydrogenase accessory sulfurtransferase FdhD gives MARMTQRRKIHRFHLDGSGTEYPVRFKEDVIAAEEPLEIRLGGRSFAVTMRTPGDDFDLVAGFLVSEGVIRDASELVSLRFCAGGPDEAQTFNVVDTQLRPDVPLPETMRHVYTSSSCGICGTESIEAVRKTLHDDPSADPLKVPVDALAALPDKLREAQAVFDKTGGVHAAGLFRLGDGEPELLCLREDVGRHNAVDKVVGWALRQGLLPLRGTVLQVSGRASFELVQKAALAGIPVLSAVSAPSSLAIDLAVETGLTLAGFSRGHSLNVYAGRDRLERPWAVTEGLLPAGAGQEN, from the coding sequence TTGGCACGCATGACGCAGCGCCGCAAGATCCACCGCTTCCACCTGGACGGCTCGGGCACCGAATATCCGGTCCGGTTCAAGGAGGACGTGATCGCCGCCGAGGAGCCGCTGGAGATCCGGCTGGGCGGCCGTTCATTCGCCGTCACCATGAGGACGCCGGGAGACGACTTCGACCTCGTGGCCGGGTTCCTCGTCTCCGAGGGCGTGATCCGGGACGCGTCCGAACTGGTGTCCCTGCGCTTCTGCGCCGGCGGCCCTGACGAAGCGCAGACCTTTAACGTGGTGGACACCCAGCTGCGTCCGGACGTCCCCCTGCCCGAAACAATGCGGCACGTCTACACCTCCAGTTCGTGCGGCATCTGCGGCACGGAGTCCATCGAGGCGGTGCGGAAAACCCTGCACGACGATCCCTCCGCGGACCCGCTGAAGGTGCCCGTCGACGCACTTGCCGCCCTCCCGGACAAACTGCGGGAGGCCCAGGCCGTGTTCGACAAGACGGGCGGCGTCCATGCGGCCGGCCTCTTCCGGCTGGGTGACGGCGAGCCTGAATTGCTGTGCCTGCGTGAGGACGTGGGACGGCACAATGCCGTGGACAAAGTGGTGGGATGGGCCCTCCGGCAAGGCCTGCTGCCACTGCGCGGCACGGTGCTGCAGGTGTCCGGCCGGGCGTCGTTTGAACTCGTCCAGAAAGCCGCTCTGGCCGGCATTCCAGTGCTTTCCGCCGTGAGCGCCCCGTCGAGCCTGGCCATTGACCTCGCAGTCGAAACCGGTCTGACACTCGCGGGCTTCAGCAGGGGCCACAGCCTGAACGTTTACGCGGGCCGGGACCGGCTGGAACGGCCATGGGCCGTAACAGAAGGCCTGCTCCCGGCAGGCGCCGGGCAGGAGAACTAG
- a CDS encoding cyclodeaminase/cyclohydrolase family protein has product MAEQQANSTDSPRTASIGAETISGYLTRLASRQPTPGGGAAAALHAAQGAALVAMVARYTTGPKYAEHAALVERITGIADELATEALRLADSDEQVFQAVIDSYKLPADTEELKAAKSGAIQAALVQAAQTPAQLIKLAGSVVELATELGEVANPNVISDVAAAADAARAAATTARVNIDINLVAIKDPSVRSLLADQTDGLADKVVAAADSLAARVRERILQ; this is encoded by the coding sequence ATGGCCGAACAGCAAGCGAACAGCACCGATTCCCCCCGCACAGCCTCAATAGGTGCGGAGACCATCAGCGGCTACCTCACCCGGCTCGCCTCACGGCAGCCGACCCCCGGAGGCGGTGCCGCTGCGGCCCTCCATGCTGCACAGGGCGCCGCCCTGGTAGCCATGGTGGCCCGGTACACCACGGGACCCAAGTATGCGGAACACGCGGCGCTGGTGGAGCGGATCACCGGCATCGCCGACGAACTGGCCACCGAAGCACTGCGGCTGGCGGATTCGGATGAGCAGGTCTTCCAGGCGGTGATTGACTCCTACAAGCTGCCTGCCGACACGGAGGAGCTGAAGGCTGCCAAGAGCGGCGCCATCCAGGCGGCCCTCGTCCAGGCGGCGCAGACCCCGGCGCAGCTCATCAAACTGGCCGGTTCGGTGGTGGAACTCGCCACCGAACTGGGCGAGGTGGCAAACCCGAACGTCATCAGCGACGTCGCAGCTGCGGCGGATGCCGCCCGGGCCGCCGCAACCACCGCCCGGGTGAATATCGACATCAACCTTGTGGCCATCAAGGACCCGTCCGTCAGGTCGCTCCTGGCAGACCAGACGGACGGCCTCGCAGACAAGGTTGTTGCGGCAGCGGACAGCCTCGCGGCCCGGGTACGGGAAAGGATCCTTCAGTGA
- a CDS encoding molybdopterin molybdotransferase MoeA translates to MMTFTPIADPTSPMAGTGLHSIDWPEARRLAYDCAGPLPTAQVPLHAAAGRTLSSAVTALQDLPHYASSAMDGWALSGDGPWLLAAGQQPLAPGTAAVIATGGLVPEGTSAVLRKESGLVAEDGAGRPVLTVSADAKPGEPRPGQHVRPAGTEALAGETLIPAGTVLNPAHLALAAVAGHDLVEVQPQPVVSVVLTGSEVVTSGIPAPGNVRDTFGPQLGTVISQLGGIPGNFTRIGDSFAAWLEALDGSGPDSAARADVVITTGGTGKSGTDHFRDAVAALGGRLLLDGVAMRPGHPAVLAELPDGRFAVGLPGNPLAAMMALATIGAPLLAALGNQPLPQLQHATSGNDFGPDGGCSDGKGRTRLIPCRFLSGLAFPVSHTGPGMMRGLAWAEGVMVVPPGGVDSGQPVAVLPLPWTPAAAATQTAVSVGRNTPWHA, encoded by the coding sequence ATGATGACGTTTACGCCCATCGCAGATCCCACGTCCCCAATGGCGGGGACCGGACTGCACTCGATCGATTGGCCGGAAGCCAGGCGCCTGGCCTACGACTGCGCAGGACCCCTCCCCACCGCCCAGGTTCCGCTCCATGCAGCAGCCGGACGAACCCTCTCCAGCGCGGTGACCGCATTGCAGGACCTGCCCCACTACGCCTCCTCGGCAATGGATGGATGGGCGCTGAGCGGGGATGGCCCTTGGCTCCTGGCGGCCGGGCAGCAACCACTGGCGCCGGGCACAGCCGCCGTCATCGCCACCGGCGGCCTGGTTCCGGAAGGCACAAGTGCAGTGCTCCGCAAGGAAAGCGGCCTGGTGGCTGAGGACGGAGCGGGCCGCCCTGTCCTTACCGTCAGCGCCGACGCGAAGCCCGGTGAACCGAGGCCGGGCCAGCACGTGCGCCCCGCGGGGACCGAGGCCTTGGCCGGCGAAACGCTGATTCCGGCGGGCACCGTCCTCAACCCCGCCCACCTGGCCCTTGCTGCCGTGGCCGGCCATGACCTGGTGGAGGTGCAGCCACAACCGGTGGTTTCAGTGGTCCTGACCGGCTCCGAGGTAGTAACGTCGGGCATTCCTGCCCCCGGGAACGTCCGTGACACCTTCGGCCCGCAACTGGGCACCGTCATTTCCCAGCTGGGCGGCATACCAGGCAATTTCACCCGCATTGGCGACTCCTTCGCTGCATGGCTGGAGGCACTGGACGGCTCCGGCCCTGATTCAGCGGCGCGGGCCGACGTCGTCATCACCACCGGAGGAACAGGCAAGTCCGGCACCGACCACTTCCGGGACGCAGTGGCCGCGCTCGGCGGACGCCTGCTGCTGGACGGTGTCGCCATGCGCCCCGGACACCCCGCCGTGCTGGCCGAACTGCCGGACGGTCGCTTCGCCGTCGGACTTCCCGGAAATCCCCTCGCCGCCATGATGGCGCTGGCCACCATCGGCGCCCCCTTGCTGGCCGCACTGGGAAACCAGCCCCTGCCGCAGCTCCAGCACGCCACCTCCGGCAACGACTTTGGCCCCGACGGCGGATGCAGCGACGGAAAGGGGCGGACGCGGCTCATCCCGTGCAGGTTCCTGTCCGGGCTGGCCTTTCCCGTGTCCCACACCGGACCGGGCATGATGCGCGGCCTGGCGTGGGCTGAGGGCGTCATGGTTGTCCCTCCCGGCGGCGTCGACTCGGGTCAGCCCGTGGCTGTCCTGCCGCTTCCCTGGACCCCGGCGGCCGCAGCCACCCAGACGGCCGTAAGCGTTGGAAGGAACACGCCTTGGCACGCATGA
- a CDS encoding bifunctional 5,10-methylenetetrahydrofolate dehydrogenase/5,10-methenyltetrahydrofolate cyclohydrolase, whose translation MSTPTTRALSGKALAGVIRQRAKDEARELENEGAHPSLAVVIATDDESTHWYVRSIERAAEAAGIGCRVIDLGHDATEQVLANVLRDLSAEPSVHGIILQTPLPGGVRTDALVGLIAPEKDIDGANPLSLGRLAVGQPAFAPATARAVVEILDHYDVPVAGRSVAVVGRSAVVGKPLALLLLERDAAITVCHSRSGPLERHTRPADIVVVAAGRTGLVNGSHISPDTVVVDVGTNVLPDGSLVGDVDGASVNGIAAALSPVPGGVGSVTTALLLLHTVEAARQQVPLLENA comes from the coding sequence GTGAGCACCCCAACCACCAGGGCGTTGTCCGGAAAAGCGCTGGCCGGTGTCATCCGGCAGCGCGCCAAGGATGAGGCCCGGGAACTCGAGAACGAAGGTGCGCACCCGTCCCTCGCCGTGGTCATCGCCACCGACGACGAGTCAACGCACTGGTACGTCCGCTCCATCGAACGGGCGGCCGAAGCTGCGGGCATCGGCTGCCGCGTGATCGACCTCGGGCACGATGCCACCGAGCAGGTGCTGGCCAACGTCCTTCGGGACCTCAGCGCAGAGCCTTCGGTTCACGGCATCATCCTGCAGACGCCACTGCCGGGAGGAGTCCGGACCGATGCCCTGGTGGGCCTGATCGCGCCGGAAAAGGACATTGACGGCGCCAACCCGCTCAGCCTGGGACGCCTCGCGGTGGGGCAGCCGGCCTTCGCCCCCGCCACCGCCCGCGCCGTGGTCGAAATCCTCGACCACTACGACGTCCCCGTTGCGGGCCGCAGCGTGGCAGTGGTGGGCCGGTCCGCCGTCGTGGGCAAACCCCTGGCCCTGCTGCTGCTGGAACGCGACGCGGCCATCACCGTGTGCCACTCCCGCTCCGGCCCGCTGGAGCGGCACACCCGGCCGGCGGACATTGTGGTGGTGGCCGCCGGAAGGACGGGACTGGTGAACGGCAGCCACATCTCGCCGGACACCGTTGTGGTGGACGTTGGCACCAACGTCCTCCCTGACGGCTCCCTGGTGGGCGATGTGGACGGGGCAAGCGTCAACGGCATCGCCGCCGCGCTGTCCCCGGTTCCCGGCGGCGTCGGCTCGGTGACCACCGCGCTGTTGCTGCTGCACACCGTGGAGGCTGCCCGCCAGCAGGTCCCGCTTTTGGAAAACGCCTAG
- a CDS encoding GntR family transcriptional regulator — MAIETLALAEDAARKSLADVAYESIRDRLLMLDIKPGDLLNDDALSKSLGVGRTPVREALKRLELDRLVVTYPRRGTFATRVDVTDLSFISEIRAQLEPLAASRAARVASPAVRANLKDILTEVEAFDVSAASVVETLQLDSRVHHSIYAAAANPHLEDILIRYDNLATRIWCMVVDRLPDLSAHVHEHLNLLRAVIDGDEDSAADLARVHVSGFERAVREALFSA; from the coding sequence ATGGCAATTGAAACTTTGGCGCTTGCGGAAGATGCCGCCAGGAAATCGCTCGCGGACGTTGCCTACGAAAGCATCCGCGACAGGCTGCTGATGCTGGACATCAAGCCCGGCGACCTGCTCAACGACGACGCGCTGTCCAAGTCACTGGGCGTGGGACGAACTCCCGTTCGCGAGGCCCTCAAGCGGCTGGAGCTGGACAGGCTGGTGGTGACCTACCCGCGGCGCGGCACTTTTGCCACCAGGGTGGACGTGACCGACCTTTCGTTCATTTCCGAGATCCGCGCGCAGCTGGAGCCCCTGGCGGCCTCGCGCGCAGCGCGCGTTGCCTCGCCGGCCGTCCGGGCGAACCTCAAGGACATCCTGACTGAGGTTGAGGCCTTCGATGTCAGCGCGGCCTCCGTGGTGGAAACTCTCCAGCTGGATTCCCGGGTCCACCACAGCATCTATGCGGCCGCTGCAAACCCACACCTTGAGGACATCCTGATCCGCTACGACAACCTGGCAACAAGGATCTGGTGCATGGTAGTGGACCGCCTCCCGGACCTCTCGGCCCATGTGCACGAGCACCTGAACCTGCTGCGGGCGGTCATCGACGGCGACGAAGACAGCGCGGCCGACCTGGCACGCGTGCACGTCAGCGGGTTTGAGCGCGCCGTCCGTGAGGCACTGTTTAGCGCCTGA